A genomic stretch from Achromobacter spanius includes:
- the lysS gene encoding lysine--tRNA ligase yields MTDHSTTPAPAQDENRLIAERRAKLAKLREAGVAYPNDFVPDARAAALHDKYDGEEQEALAAAAVTVKVAGRMMLKRVMGKASFATLQDSTGRIQIYLDRGTLGEDHYAAFKQWDIGDIIAIEGSVFKTNKGELSVHAATARLLSKSLRPLPDKFHGVADQELRYRQRYVDLIMTDATRRTFEARSKAVGSIRQFMLNAGFLEVETPMLHPIPGGAAAKPFVTHHNALDMEMYLRIAPELYLKRLIVGGFERVFEVNRNFRNEGVSPRHNPEFTMMEFYAAFAEYRWLMDFTEELIRQAAISATGSAVLTYQERELDLSKPFDRLTICEAILKYAPGYTQEQLDDPAFVRAELKKLGADADGPVLSRAGLGALQLALFEETAEAKLWNPTYIIDYPVEVSPLARASDTREGITERFELFMTGREIANGFSELNDPEDQAERFRSQVEAKDAGDEEAMFYDADYIRALEYGMPPTGGCGIGIDRLVMLLTDSPSIRDVILFPHLRRED; encoded by the coding sequence ATGACCGACCACTCGACCACTCCGGCACCCGCCCAGGATGAAAACCGCTTGATCGCCGAACGGCGCGCCAAGCTGGCCAAACTGCGCGAAGCCGGGGTCGCGTACCCCAACGATTTCGTTCCGGACGCCCGCGCCGCCGCGCTGCACGACAAGTACGACGGCGAAGAACAGGAAGCCCTGGCCGCCGCCGCCGTCACCGTCAAGGTCGCCGGCCGCATGATGCTCAAGCGCGTCATGGGCAAGGCCAGCTTCGCCACGCTGCAAGACAGCACCGGCCGCATCCAGATCTACCTGGACCGTGGCACGCTGGGCGAAGACCACTACGCCGCGTTCAAGCAATGGGACATCGGCGACATCATCGCGATCGAAGGGTCGGTCTTCAAGACCAACAAGGGCGAACTGTCGGTGCACGCCGCCACGGCTCGCCTGCTGTCGAAGTCGCTGCGCCCGCTGCCGGACAAGTTCCACGGCGTGGCCGACCAGGAACTGCGCTACCGTCAGCGCTACGTTGACCTGATCATGACGGACGCCACGCGCCGCACGTTCGAAGCGCGCAGCAAGGCCGTGGGCAGCATCCGCCAGTTCATGCTGAACGCCGGCTTTCTGGAAGTGGAAACGCCCATGCTGCATCCGATTCCGGGCGGCGCGGCGGCCAAGCCCTTCGTCACGCACCACAATGCGCTGGACATGGAAATGTACCTGCGCATTGCGCCCGAGCTCTACCTGAAGCGCCTGATCGTCGGCGGCTTCGAGCGCGTGTTCGAAGTCAACCGCAACTTCCGCAACGAAGGCGTCAGCCCGCGTCACAACCCTGAATTCACGATGATGGAGTTCTATGCGGCCTTTGCGGAATACCGCTGGCTGATGGACTTCACGGAAGAACTGATCCGCCAGGCCGCCATCTCGGCCACCGGCAGCGCCGTGCTGACGTATCAGGAACGCGAGCTGGACCTGTCCAAGCCGTTCGACCGCCTGACCATCTGCGAAGCCATCCTGAAGTACGCGCCGGGCTACACCCAGGAACAACTGGACGACCCCGCCTTCGTACGCGCCGAATTGAAGAAGCTGGGCGCGGATGCCGACGGCCCCGTGCTGTCGCGCGCCGGCCTGGGCGCGCTGCAACTGGCGCTGTTCGAAGAGACGGCCGAAGCCAAGCTCTGGAACCCCACCTACATCATCGATTACCCGGTTGAAGTGTCGCCGCTGGCGCGCGCTTCCGACACGCGCGAGGGCATCACCGAGCGCTTCGAACTGTTCATGACGGGCCGCGAAATCGCCAACGGCTTCTCGGAATTGAACGACCCCGAAGACCAGGCCGAACGCTTCCGCTCGCAAGTGGAAGCCAAGGACGCCGGCGACGAAGAAGCCATGTTCTACGACGCGGACTACATCCGCGCGCTGGAATACGGCATGCCTCCGACGGGCGGCTGCGGCATCGGCATCGACCGCCTGGTCATGCTGCTGACCGACAGCCCCAGCATCCGCGACGTCATCCTGTTCCCGCACCTGCGTCGTGAAGACTAA
- a CDS encoding preprotein translocase subunit TatB, whose protein sequence is MIFKILMLLLIAAGLIYWIKQPRRALPASPYVSARPRRPVFIALCIAAAISAVASLLSALLWMGGVAGGVTGGGYHGEADFLLPVAGCLLALAVACAVGAYLKRR, encoded by the coding sequence ATGATCTTCAAGATCCTGATGCTGCTGCTGATCGCGGCGGGGCTGATCTACTGGATCAAGCAACCGCGCCGCGCTCTGCCGGCTTCGCCCTACGTCTCCGCGCGACCGCGCCGGCCGGTGTTCATTGCGCTTTGCATCGCCGCGGCGATCTCAGCGGTGGCATCGCTGCTGTCCGCGCTGCTGTGGATGGGTGGTGTGGCGGGCGGCGTCACCGGAGGCGGGTATCACGGCGAAGCCGACTTCCTGCTGCCCGTGGCCGGTTGTTTGCTGGCGCTGGCCGTGGCCTGCGCCGTGGGCGCCTATCTCAAGCGTCGGTAG
- a CDS encoding TetR/AcrR family transcriptional regulator, translating to MNKTAVVAPRDEGTESERRRELVLTAGRLFCKHGYERTTVRELARAVGLQSGSLFHHFRSKEEILVAVMNNGIQEVIDGGERALAHYDAPADRLAALFRVHMWSMLQGAGGDAMNALVYEWRSLSAPSQSAVKALSDRYEAMWQSVVAGAVEAGMIKGDARVIKRCVLGAMNLTVQWYKPGGRLAPAEFIDAMLLASLPALPTGAGAWPLPGQATDA from the coding sequence ATGAACAAGACCGCGGTCGTCGCGCCGCGCGATGAAGGCACGGAGTCCGAGCGCCGCCGCGAGCTGGTGCTGACGGCCGGCCGGCTGTTCTGCAAGCATGGCTACGAGCGCACGACCGTGCGCGAACTGGCCCGCGCCGTGGGCTTGCAGTCCGGCAGCCTGTTCCACCATTTCCGCAGCAAGGAAGAAATACTGGTGGCCGTGATGAACAACGGCATCCAGGAAGTGATCGACGGCGGCGAACGGGCGCTGGCGCATTACGACGCGCCGGCCGACCGGCTGGCCGCGCTGTTTCGCGTCCACATGTGGAGCATGCTGCAAGGGGCGGGGGGCGACGCCATGAACGCGCTGGTGTACGAATGGCGCAGCCTGTCCGCGCCCAGCCAGTCGGCGGTCAAGGCGTTAAGTGATCGCTACGAGGCGATGTGGCAGTCCGTGGTGGCCGGCGCGGTGGAGGCGGGCATGATCAAGGGCGATGCGCGCGTCATCAAGCGTTGCGTGCTGGGGGCGATGAACCTGACGGTGCAGTGGTACAAACCGGGCGGGCGCCTGGCGCCCGCCGAGTTCATTGATGCGATGTTGCTGGCGTCGTTGCCGGCCTTGCCCACGGGCGCGGGCGCTTGGCCCTTGCCGGGTCAGGCTACCGACGCTTGA
- a CDS encoding thiolase family protein: MNEAVIVEAVRTPFGRRGGWWSDTRPDTLLAQTVDGLLARAGLPGEKVEDLIAGCVSQAGEQGANVGRLAAMLSTLPESVPGVTLNRMCGSSQQAVHFGAQAIAAGDMRYVVAGGVESMSRVPMFLDVTLGQSEFKGFESLNPALLERHALIHQIESAERIADHWRLSQAEMDEWARESHARAWVAARAGLHAELLPGPQAAVHRDEGIRETTDPARMAAMAPAMRPAGQGGVTAANASQLADGAAAVLLADHDTALSDGLRPRARFLARVVVGSDPVMQLTGVIPAARMALARAGLALEDIDWIEINEAFASVVLAWQRELDAKPSRVNPWGGAIAHGHPLGATGAGLMAKMLAGLEATEGEIGMQLMCIGHGMATATIIQRL; this comes from the coding sequence ATGAACGAAGCCGTGATCGTGGAAGCGGTGCGCACGCCGTTCGGCCGGCGCGGCGGATGGTGGTCCGACACGCGGCCCGATACGCTGCTGGCGCAAACCGTAGACGGCTTGCTGGCGCGTGCCGGCTTGCCGGGCGAGAAGGTCGAGGACCTGATCGCGGGCTGCGTCAGCCAGGCGGGCGAGCAGGGGGCGAACGTGGGGCGCTTGGCGGCCATGCTGTCGACCTTGCCGGAAAGCGTGCCAGGTGTGACGCTGAACCGGATGTGCGGATCCAGCCAGCAGGCGGTGCATTTCGGCGCGCAGGCGATCGCCGCGGGCGACATGCGCTATGTGGTGGCGGGCGGCGTTGAAAGCATGAGCCGCGTGCCGATGTTCCTGGACGTGACCTTGGGGCAAAGCGAATTCAAGGGCTTTGAATCGCTGAACCCTGCGCTGCTGGAACGCCATGCCCTGATCCACCAGATTGAAAGCGCGGAACGCATTGCCGACCACTGGCGTTTGTCGCAGGCCGAGATGGATGAGTGGGCGCGCGAAAGTCATGCACGCGCCTGGGTCGCCGCGCGCGCCGGGCTGCACGCGGAACTGCTGCCGGGGCCGCAGGCGGCCGTGCATCGCGATGAAGGCATCCGCGAGACCACCGACCCGGCGCGCATGGCGGCCATGGCGCCGGCGATGCGGCCGGCAGGGCAGGGTGGTGTTACCGCCGCCAACGCCAGCCAATTGGCCGACGGCGCGGCGGCGGTATTGCTGGCCGACCACGATACGGCGCTGTCAGACGGGCTGCGTCCGCGCGCCCGATTCCTGGCGCGGGTGGTGGTCGGGTCGGACCCCGTGATGCAGTTGACGGGCGTGATTCCGGCTGCGCGCATGGCCTTGGCGCGCGCCGGCCTGGCCCTGGAAGACATCGATTGGATCGAAATCAACGAGGCCTTCGCCAGCGTGGTGCTGGCCTGGCAACGCGAGCTGGACGCCAAACCGTCGCGCGTCAATCCTTGGGGCGGCGCGATTGCGCACGGCCATCCCCTGGGCGCGACCGGCGCGGGCTTGATGGCCAAGATGCTGGCCGGCCTTGAAGCGACCGAGGGCGAGATTGGCATGCAACTGATGTGCATCGGCCATGGCATGGCCACGGCGACCATCATCCAGAGACTGTGA